A single region of the Salipaludibacillus sp. LMS25 genome encodes:
- the ptsG gene encoding glucose-specific PTS transporter subunit IIBC — MFKNSFGTLQKVGRSLMLPVALLPAAGILLAFGDAMQNPDMIARLAFLDHPFFSLVAEMMQSAGQIVFSNLALLFAVGVAIGLAKGDGVAGLAALIGYLIINVTMSVIRGVDAGMVEGHPEYASVLGIPTLQTGVFGGIIAGLLGAYMYNKYYKIELPSYLGFFAGKRFVPIVTAASSIIVGTILAFLWPYVQDGLNAFSYFMTESNRTLATFIFGVVERALIPFGLHHIFYSPFWFEFGTYTNQLGEVVRGDQQIFFAQIRDGAELTAGAFMTGKFPFMMFGLPAAALAIYHCAKPSQKKVVAGIMGSAALTSFLTGITEPIEFSFLFVAPLLFVVHTIFAGLSFMTMHLLDIKIGMTFSGGVIDFFLYGILPNRTAWWLVIPVGLVFAVIYYFGFRFAILKFNLMTPGREEQKADDVAGGSKKAGNTELPYEVLKAFGGKDNLTYLDACITRLRITVEDVSKVDKDRLKQLGASGVMQVDKNIQAIFGPRSETIKGQMEDIIQGNTPVPESAEEATESTGPVTSEVAVAMPIEGIIKPLSEVPDKMFAEKMMGDGFAIDPTVGRVVSPVDGKVVNLFTTKHAIGLQAEDGTEILIHVGIDTVNLKGEGFEAHVEQGDEVTVGQELLTFDLEGIKGKAPSVMTPVIFTNLSDSQAVVIEKDGQTKTGETDRVRIKNK, encoded by the coding sequence GTGTTTAAAAATTCTTTTGGAACGTTACAAAAAGTCGGTCGTTCCCTTATGCTCCCTGTAGCATTATTACCAGCTGCTGGGATTCTACTTGCGTTTGGTGACGCGATGCAAAATCCTGATATGATAGCACGATTAGCGTTTTTAGACCATCCATTCTTTTCACTTGTTGCTGAAATGATGCAATCTGCTGGTCAAATCGTATTTTCGAACCTTGCGCTATTATTCGCTGTTGGTGTGGCAATTGGTTTAGCCAAAGGAGACGGTGTTGCTGGTCTTGCCGCCTTAATTGGTTATTTAATTATCAATGTAACGATGAGTGTCATTCGTGGTGTTGATGCAGGTATGGTTGAAGGCCACCCTGAATATGCAAGTGTCCTTGGAATTCCAACTTTGCAAACGGGTGTTTTTGGCGGTATTATAGCTGGTTTGCTCGGTGCCTATATGTATAACAAATATTACAAAATAGAACTACCTTCATATCTTGGTTTCTTTGCTGGTAAACGGTTTGTACCAATCGTAACAGCTGCATCTTCAATTATCGTTGGGACAATCTTAGCTTTTTTATGGCCTTACGTTCAAGACGGTTTAAACGCATTCTCATATTTCATGACAGAATCAAACCGTACGTTAGCGACATTTATTTTTGGTGTTGTTGAACGGGCATTGATTCCATTTGGTCTCCACCACATTTTCTACTCTCCTTTCTGGTTTGAGTTCGGAACTTATACGAATCAACTGGGAGAAGTCGTTCGTGGTGATCAGCAAATCTTTTTTGCTCAAATTCGAGATGGTGCTGAATTAACAGCGGGTGCCTTTATGACTGGTAAGTTCCCATTCATGATGTTTGGTCTTCCAGCAGCGGCATTAGCTATCTACCACTGTGCAAAGCCTAGTCAGAAAAAAGTGGTTGCCGGTATTATGGGATCTGCAGCACTTACATCTTTCTTAACTGGTATTACAGAGCCAATCGAATTCAGTTTCTTATTCGTAGCACCACTATTGTTTGTCGTTCACACGATTTTTGCAGGATTATCGTTCATGACGATGCACCTATTAGATATTAAAATTGGGATGACATTCTCCGGAGGAGTGATTGACTTCTTCCTCTACGGAATTTTGCCTAACCGAACTGCTTGGTGGCTAGTAATTCCTGTAGGTTTAGTGTTTGCCGTCATCTACTATTTCGGTTTCCGCTTTGCCATTCTAAAGTTCAACCTCATGACGCCTGGTCGTGAAGAACAAAAAGCCGATGATGTAGCTGGCGGTTCTAAAAAGGCAGGGAATACTGAATTACCTTACGAAGTTTTAAAGGCTTTCGGTGGTAAAGACAACTTAACTTATTTAGATGCTTGTATCACTCGTCTTCGTATTACTGTTGAAGATGTCTCAAAAGTTGATAAAGATCGCTTGAAACAATTAGGTGCATCAGGTGTTATGCAAGTTGATAAAAACATTCAAGCTATTTTCGGACCACGGTCTGAAACGATTAAAGGACAAATGGAAGATATCATCCAAGGTAACACACCTGTTCCTGAAAGTGCTGAAGAAGCAACAGAGTCTACAGGTCCAGTAACAAGTGAAGTGGCCGTGGCCATGCCAATTGAAGGTATCATCAAACCGTTGTCAGAAGTGCCTGACAAAATGTTTGCTGAAAAAATGATGGGTGACGGTTTCGCTATTGATCCGACTGTAGGACGAGTTGTATCACCTGTAGACGGAAAAGTCGTTAACTTATTTACTACAAAGCATGCTATTGGACTTCAAGCTGAAGATGGAACCGAGATCCTTATCCACGTTGGTATTGACACTGTTAATTTAAAAGGTGAAGGATTTGAAGCTCACGTTGAGCAAGGTGATGAGGTCACAGTAGGTCAAGAATTACTCACTTTCGACCTTGAAGGCATTAAAGGGAAAGCACCATCCGTCATGACTCCAGTTATTTTCACTAACTTAAGTGATTCTCAAGCTGTGGTTATTGAAAAAGATGGTCAAACTAAAACGGGCGAAACAGACCGCGTTCGTATTAAAAATAAATAA
- the raiA gene encoding ribosome-associated translation inhibitor RaiA, whose translation MNFNIRGENLEITSSLKEYVEKKVGKLEKYFDTIPSSDVHVKMSVLNSDQKVEITIPMPKLLLRAEEKHTDMYAAIDLVIEKLERQIRKHKTKVNRKFRSDDSLKYMFKNELEPLVEEDPPADDEIEIVRTKRFDLKPMDAEEAVLQMDMLGHNFFVFANSVSGFTNVVYKRKDGRYGLIEPE comes from the coding sequence ATGAATTTTAATATTCGCGGTGAAAACCTAGAAATTACCTCATCTTTGAAAGAGTACGTTGAAAAGAAGGTAGGCAAACTTGAAAAGTACTTTGATACTATCCCCTCATCAGATGTTCATGTGAAAATGAGCGTTCTTAATAGTGATCAAAAAGTGGAAATCACTATTCCAATGCCAAAATTATTATTACGTGCTGAGGAAAAACATACAGATATGTATGCAGCGATAGACTTAGTAATTGAAAAGTTAGAAAGGCAAATTAGAAAGCATAAAACAAAAGTAAATCGTAAATTTCGTAGTGACGACAGTTTGAAATATATGTTTAAAAATGAATTAGAACCATTAGTAGAGGAAGATCCTCCTGCTGATGATGAAATAGAAATTGTCCGGACTAAACGGTTTGACCTTAAACCTATGGATGCCGAAGAAGCAGTCTTACAAATGGATATGTTAGGACATAACTTTTTCGTTTTTGCTAATTCAGTAAGTGGTTTCACGAACGTCGTTTATAAGCGGAAAGATGGTCGTTACGGCCTTATTGAACCTGAATAG
- a CDS encoding cold shock domain-containing protein, protein MQGKVKWFNAEKGFGFIEREDGDDVFVHYSAIDQEGFKTLDEGQDVEFEIVEGARGPQAANVVKI, encoded by the coding sequence ATGCAGGGAAAAGTCAAATGGTTTAATGCAGAAAAAGGTTTTGGATTCATCGAACGAGAAGATGGAGACGATGTATTTGTACATTACTCTGCCATTGATCAGGAAGGGTTCAAAACACTTGATGAAGGCCAAGATGTAGAATTTGAAATTGTTGAAGGAGCTCGTGGCCCTCAAGCTGCAAATGTTGTTAAAATATAA
- a CDS encoding single-stranded DNA-binding protein, giving the protein MLNQFTLIGRIARQPSLQTTREGISYTRFTLAVRRHFKNQAGQYDTDFVQLISWNKVAERVADFCSKGSLISVTGRIQMRSFELEADKRLTIPDVVAENVTFLQMKKMTDDTNKDKHNHEKVPVPSPPLASENMPPECELPSR; this is encoded by the coding sequence ATGTTAAATCAATTTACGCTTATTGGACGAATAGCAAGACAGCCTTCCCTTCAAACTACGAGAGAAGGTATATCTTACACACGCTTTACGTTAGCCGTCCGACGACATTTTAAAAATCAAGCAGGCCAGTATGACACGGACTTCGTCCAGCTCATCTCCTGGAACAAGGTAGCAGAAAGAGTCGCTGATTTTTGTTCCAAAGGGTCTTTAATCTCTGTTACTGGGCGTATTCAAATGAGATCATTTGAATTGGAGGCAGATAAGCGACTAACAATTCCAGATGTAGTAGCTGAAAATGTCACATTTTTGCAGATGAAGAAAATGACTGATGACACTAACAAGGATAAACATAACCATGAAAAAGTTCCTGTTCCTAGTCCACCTCTCGCTTCTGAAAACATGCCACCTGAATGTGAACTCCCTTCTCGCTGA